One Triticum dicoccoides isolate Atlit2015 ecotype Zavitan chromosome 5B, WEW_v2.0, whole genome shotgun sequence genomic window carries:
- the LOC119312282 gene encoding uncharacterized protein LOC119312282 translates to MPIAMDTGGAPEPEPEEETVVLPHWVMLDRKGNTLCHNSLEAARVAVDKDKTAAPVDMDGGPSCYVAFTLAAPQKGISCLNLHLPEGPPIALDTPPAYAFLRATDNNLVLFDISNPQKKVLFDISNPSQSCYWEPPADLFVYKAGGPRPSVQRLPPYTIESNMPFLMGFVTTGILRLKDEDRYIVADINVYRGKNGMCAQLCVFRSGAKQWELSPEMPAPQPQDQSNGGQFPNLWSTDNLLAFAGRFLCCVDYMSGVLLCDFAIQDLSPVLRFVPFPGKNDFSDEERVERLFPDRFRSVSISQGMLCFVHIDNDFHGSPPARKR, encoded by the coding sequence ATGCCGATCGCCATGGACACTGGAGGcgcgccggagccggagccggaggaggagacAGTCGTCCTCCCTCATTGGGTGATGCTGGACCGCAAGGGCAACACCCTCTGCCACAACAGTCTAGAAGCTGCTCGTGTGGCTGTCGACAAGGACAAGACCGCCGCTCCGGTCGACATGGACGGCGGCCCCTCCTGCTACGTGGCCTTCACCCTCGCGGCTCCTCAAAAAGGGATCTCCTGCCTCAACCTCCACTTGCCTGAGGGACCTCCAATTGCCTTAGACACCCCGCCCGCCTATGCCTTCCTCCGGGCAACCGACAACAACCTCGTCCTCTTTGACATCTCCAACCCGCAGAAAAAAGTCCTCTTCGACATCTCCAACCCGAGCCAGAGTTGCTACTGGGAGCCCCCGGCAGATCTGTTCGTCTACAAGGCCGGCGGTCCTCGCCCCTCGGTGCAGCGGCTCCCACCCTACACAATCGAGAGCAACATGCCGTTCCTGATGGGTTTCGTCACCACAGGCATCCTGCGGCTCAAAGATGAGGATCGCTACATCGTTGCCGATATCAATGTCTACCGCGGAAAAAATGGTATGTGTGCCCAACTCTGCGTCTTCCGCTCTGGGGCTAAACAGTGGGAACTCAGCCCCGAGATGCCTGCCCCTCAGCCGCAGGACCAGAGCAATGGCGGCCAGTTCCCCAACCTCTGGTCAACCGACAATCTGCTTGCTTTTGCCGGCCGTTTCCTGTGCTGTGTTGACTACATGAGTGGTGTTCTGCTATGTGACTTCGCGATACAAGACTTATCCCCGGTGCTCCGCTTTGTGCCTTTCCCTGGGAAAAATGATTTCTCTGATGAGGAACGGGTTGAAAGGCTCTTCCCTGACAGATTCCGAAGTGTGTCCATCAGCCAAGGCATGCTGTGCTTTGTGCACATTGACAATGACTTCCATGGGTCGCCTCCTGCGAGAAAAAGGTGA